One window of the Lytechinus pictus isolate F3 Inbred chromosome 5, Lp3.0, whole genome shotgun sequence genome contains the following:
- the LOC129262211 gene encoding activating signal cointegrator 1-like: protein MQVYCQGRMAVSPSLVTWCTEELNRLLASDVTPEWVSYLLDIQDDQELEEYLCQLLDNSDESSTTFIEELMKRRSSGPALPKNFTVYRKSSTQEDLKKDTSKHKGKSKSKEKRTVLEAVSPSNLKSNTSSQLPLQIQPNQLQQQPTGNGLTHEVDDHALALQQGARRKTKFVSLYSQEGEARTAIHLPGRHPCECQAHKHALVSNCLECGRVVCSQEGSGPCLFCGALVCNKEEQEILARNSKKSDKLRKKLMGETLVNGDAPPQKPSGKNPSSIDRAIAHKDKLIEFDKTSVRRTKVHDDQSDYFSSDTNQWLSTKERTELKKREEDLREKKHGSRLNKNFTLDFAGRKVVEEEVEEMYNSQDEVVQRVIFGNKPRGEEVSRGGHDATILNPSITREAPKFVSNVPTNLHQGSSNQISSREGSSRTNHRVQDKELMEMSDEGQCLSMHQPWASLLVAGIKK, encoded by the exons ATGCAGGTATACTGTCAAGGCAGAATGGCTGTTTCTCCATCTCTGGTGACATGGTGTACTGAAGAGCTTAATCGTCTACTTGCATCAGATGTGACTCCTGAGTGGGTCAG TTATCTCCTTGATATTCAGGATGATCAGGAGCTTGAAGAATATCTATGCCAACTTCTAGATAACTCTGATGAAAGTAGCACAACATTCATAgaagaattaatgaaaagaagaagCAGTGGGCCGGCTCTTCCAAAGAACTTCACT GTTTATAGAAAATCTTCAACTCAAGAAGATTTGAAAAAGGACACCTCAAAGCACAAAGGCAAATCAAAAAGCAAGGAGAAAAGAACAGTTCTCGAGGCAGTTTCACCATCAAATCTGAAATCTAATACATCATCTCAATTACCATTACAAATCCAGCCAAATCAG CTCCAACAACAACCGACCGGCAATGGCCTCACCCATGAGGTGGATGATCATGCTCTAGCCCTTCAACAAGGGGCCCGACGGAAGACCAAATTTGTTTCACTCTACAGCCAGGAAGGTGAAGCCCGTACCGCCATTCACCTTCCCGGACGTCATCCTTGTGAGTGCCAGGCTCACAAGCATGCCTTAGTCTCAAACTGTCTAGAGTGTGGGAGAGTGGTATGCAGTCAGGAGGGGTCAGGCCCATGTTTGTTCTGTGGTGCTTTG GTGTGCAATAAAGAGGAGCAAGAGATTCTGGCCAGGAATTCCAAGAAGAGTGATAAGTTACGGAAGAAGCTGATGGGAGAGACCCTTGTCAATGGTGACGCGCCACCTCAGAAACCATCGGGCAAAAACCCAAGCAGTATCGACCGAGCCATAGCACACAAAGACAAGCTTATTGAGTTTGATAAAACAAG TGTAAGGAGAACCAAGGTCCATGATGACCAATCGGACTACTTCTCTAGTGACACGAATCAATGGCTGAGCACCAAAGAGCGAACTGAACtcaagaaaagggaagaggaccTTCGGGAGAAGAAACATGGTTCCAGACTAAACAAGAATTTCACCCTGGACTTTGCAGGGAGGAAGGTTGTTgaggaggaggtggaggagATGTACAACAGCCAGGATGAGGTTGTACAGAGGGTTATCTTTGGAAATAAACCGAGAGGCGAGGAAGTGTCGAGGGGAGGGCATGATGCCACAATATTGAACCCCAGCATTACAAGAGAGGCTCCCAAG TTTGTTTCCAATGTACCCACCAACTTACACCAAGGATCAAGCAATCAGATATCATCAAGAGAAGGATCATCGAGAACCAACCATCGAGTTCAAGATAAAGAATTAATGGAAATGTCTGATGAAGGACAGTGTCTCAGCATGCATCAACCATGGGCATCGTTGCTCGTTGCTGGTATAAAGAAGTAA